One region of Burkholderia pyrrocinia genomic DNA includes:
- a CDS encoding DUF2964 family protein — MIRRQYRIVVAAIAVFVSLAGMMAVVTGLLFDEAMALRGGAIALIVGVAGFVVMLNPGVKGEE, encoded by the coding sequence ATGATACGCCGCCAATACCGGATCGTCGTCGCGGCGATCGCCGTGTTCGTGTCGCTTGCGGGGATGATGGCCGTCGTGACGGGGTTGCTGTTCGATGAAGCGATGGCGCTGCGTGGCGGCGCGATCGCGTTGATCGTCGGCGTGGCCGGCTTCGTCGTGATGCTCAATCCGGGCGTGAAAGGCGAGGAGTGA
- a CDS encoding TfoX/Sxy family protein: MASSQGTVDFIVEQIAAAGTVSARKMFGEYGIYCDGKMVALVCDDRLFVKPTPEGRAFLGTCEEGPPYPSAKPHLVIAGDRWDDREWLSALIRITAAQLPVPVKRSR; the protein is encoded by the coding sequence ATGGCATCGAGCCAGGGCACGGTCGATTTCATCGTCGAGCAGATCGCGGCGGCCGGCACGGTATCGGCCCGCAAGATGTTCGGCGAATACGGCATCTATTGCGACGGCAAGATGGTCGCGCTTGTCTGCGACGACCGGCTGTTCGTCAAGCCGACACCCGAAGGCCGCGCGTTTCTCGGCACCTGCGAAGAAGGCCCGCCGTATCCGAGCGCGAAGCCGCACCTCGTCATCGCCGGCGATCGCTGGGACGACCGCGAATGGCTGTCGGCGCTGATCCGGATCACCGCGGCGCAGTTGCCGGTGCCGGTGAAGCGAAGCCGATAG
- a CDS encoding site-specific integrase, with protein MKPRLASPPSSDSAPAPAGFPDADELAALRAWYAGMTVRQAVERYLPDRLGAGRSARGVIGGIRRRLVRVARLAGRPDLAERLGHPDGERVREAKAATEAIGLLRHARAPVPQISDDVGLWLPARAVAALRAHGIATLADLTVRIPRRRQWWSAIPGLGMASARRIEAFFAAHPDLTERARALIAATPRSSIVPWEQLKLPHEVDGSAGTFRAPRATSTLDADNDYAAVHAWLSLHESAATRRAYRKEAERLILWAIVERGRALSSLTTEDAVAYRAFVRRPTPHERWVGPVRPRGAPDWRPFSGGLSARSAAYTLSVLGALFRWLIEQRYLLANPFAGVKVRDTRGPNALDTSHAFTEGEWLLVRTIADGLEFRKDASSGWTLAAAQRLRFILDFGYATGLRASELVGATLGDIETDAHGDAWLKVIGKGRKAARVALPPLARTALDRHLVARRLPVTPVRWRPDTPLIPSLAEDGSAAITSVRLWKVMQRFFAQTAEVVDVDNPALAQKLRQASPHWMRHTHATHALARGAELTTVRDNLRHASISTTSIYLHGDDVKRARQMSSAFAADK; from the coding sequence ATGAAACCGCGCCTCGCCTCACCGCCTTCCTCCGATTCCGCGCCTGCGCCCGCAGGCTTTCCCGATGCCGACGAACTGGCCGCGCTGCGCGCGTGGTACGCGGGCATGACCGTGCGCCAAGCCGTCGAGCGCTACCTGCCCGATCGGCTCGGCGCAGGGCGTTCGGCGCGCGGCGTGATCGGCGGCATTCGCCGCCGCCTCGTGCGCGTCGCGCGGCTGGCCGGCCGGCCCGATCTCGCGGAACGGCTCGGTCATCCCGACGGTGAGCGTGTACGGGAGGCGAAGGCCGCGACCGAAGCGATCGGCCTGCTGCGTCATGCGCGCGCGCCGGTCCCGCAGATCAGCGACGACGTCGGCCTGTGGCTGCCCGCGCGCGCGGTCGCCGCGCTGCGTGCGCACGGGATCGCGACGCTGGCCGATCTGACCGTGCGGATTCCGCGCCGGCGTCAGTGGTGGAGCGCGATTCCTGGTCTCGGCATGGCCAGTGCGCGGCGCATCGAGGCGTTTTTTGCCGCGCATCCGGACCTGACCGAACGGGCGCGCGCGCTGATCGCCGCGACGCCGCGCAGCAGCATCGTGCCGTGGGAGCAGTTGAAGCTGCCGCACGAAGTCGACGGTTCGGCCGGCACGTTCCGCGCACCGCGCGCGACCAGCACGCTCGACGCGGACAACGATTACGCGGCCGTGCACGCATGGCTGTCGCTGCACGAATCGGCTGCGACGCGGCGCGCATACCGGAAGGAGGCCGAGCGGCTGATCCTGTGGGCGATCGTCGAGCGCGGCCGCGCGCTGTCGTCGCTGACGACCGAGGATGCGGTCGCGTATCGCGCGTTCGTGCGACGCCCGACGCCGCACGAACGCTGGGTCGGGCCCGTGCGGCCGCGCGGCGCGCCCGACTGGCGGCCGTTCTCGGGCGGGCTGTCCGCGCGTTCGGCGGCGTACACGCTGTCGGTGCTCGGTGCACTGTTCCGCTGGCTGATCGAGCAGCGCTACCTGCTCGCGAATCCGTTCGCGGGCGTCAAGGTGCGCGACACGCGCGGCCCGAACGCACTCGACACGTCGCATGCGTTCACCGAAGGCGAGTGGCTGCTGGTCCGCACGATCGCCGACGGGCTCGAGTTCCGCAAGGACGCGTCGTCCGGCTGGACGCTCGCCGCTGCGCAGCGGCTGCGCTTCATTCTCGATTTCGGCTATGCGACCGGGCTGCGCGCGAGCGAGCTGGTCGGCGCGACGCTCGGCGACATCGAGACGGACGCGCACGGCGACGCGTGGCTGAAGGTGATCGGCAAGGGGCGCAAGGCCGCGCGCGTCGCGCTGCCGCCGCTGGCGCGCACGGCGCTCGATCGTCATCTGGTCGCGCGCCGGCTGCCGGTCACGCCGGTGCGCTGGCGGCCCGATACGCCGCTGATCCCGAGCCTCGCGGAAGACGGCTCCGCCGCGATCACGAGCGTGCGGCTGTGGAAGGTGATGCAGCGCTTTTTCGCGCAGACGGCCGAGGTCGTCGATGTCGATAACCCGGCGCTCGCGCAGAAGCTGCGGCAGGCGAGCCCGCACTGGATGCGTCATACGCATGCGACGCATGCGCTCGCGCGCGGGGCCGAGTTGACGACCGTGCGAGACAACTTGCGGCATGCGTCGATTTCGACGACGTCGATTTATTTGCATGGCGACGATGTGAAGCGGGCGCGGCAGATGTCGAGTGCGTTTGCGGCCGACAAGTAG
- a CDS encoding tetratricopeptide repeat protein, whose product MDDPASAARCLSKVAQVVQCIPGRRSIKTLTYKNRNSMTSRLLAALVAAALSCTALPAAHARTYVASTQSFGKGAHVHQFVLRDPVTHQPLPNARYRLFLPGQVIAGLPVKPDEHDSVIFGTTDAAGRTVKIRLPKVHPQKQWVFNPIVGEGDMGESFRLVEPFGNEPLGKFPYVLDVENEYLACGYSDASGYTYYAQSRTPRNISLYAGTLAGSADDDWCAGPGAAIANGASDPGAPDLYTQYLGSLVANGSRISVELRQQIVTKLLSLAIAAHDSNRIAAVLDLGETPDDRLNDIGYRLVDAGVEVDRGLAMIDAHLAKSPDDAYALDSKGWALYRLGRNDEALTWFDRSIAIFAKNGDDSDAHEAYATGLTHKGEVLWKLGRQDEARAAFAQARKIQPNNAELEETAKRLEIQIGQDGAKAPETAGAQAE is encoded by the coding sequence ATGGACGATCCGGCATCCGCAGCCCGTTGTTTATCGAAGGTTGCGCAGGTTGTTCAGTGCATTCCCGGCCGTCGGTCTATAAAAACCCTTACATATAAGAACCGCAATTCCATGACATCACGCCTTCTCGCCGCGCTCGTTGCCGCGGCCTTGAGCTGCACCGCGCTGCCCGCCGCCCACGCGCGCACCTACGTCGCATCGACACAGTCGTTCGGAAAAGGCGCTCATGTTCACCAGTTCGTGCTGCGCGACCCCGTCACGCACCAGCCGCTGCCGAATGCGCGGTACCGGCTGTTCCTGCCCGGCCAGGTCATCGCGGGCCTGCCGGTCAAGCCGGACGAGCACGACAGCGTGATCTTCGGCACGACCGACGCCGCCGGGCGCACCGTCAAGATCCGGCTGCCGAAGGTTCATCCGCAGAAGCAGTGGGTGTTCAACCCGATCGTCGGCGAAGGCGACATGGGCGAATCGTTCCGGCTCGTCGAACCATTCGGCAACGAGCCGCTCGGCAAATTCCCGTATGTACTGGACGTGGAAAACGAATATCTGGCGTGCGGCTACTCGGATGCGAGCGGCTACACCTACTACGCGCAATCGCGCACGCCGCGGAACATCAGTCTTTATGCCGGGACGCTGGCCGGGTCCGCCGACGATGACTGGTGCGCGGGCCCGGGCGCGGCCATCGCGAACGGCGCGAGCGATCCCGGCGCGCCGGACCTGTACACGCAATACCTCGGCAGCCTGGTAGCCAACGGCAGCCGGATCAGCGTCGAATTGCGGCAACAGATCGTCACCAAGCTGCTGTCGCTCGCGATCGCCGCACACGACTCGAACCGGATCGCCGCCGTGCTCGATCTCGGCGAGACCCCCGACGACCGCCTGAACGACATCGGCTATCGGCTCGTCGACGCGGGTGTGGAAGTCGATCGCGGGCTCGCGATGATCGACGCGCATCTCGCGAAGTCACCGGACGATGCGTACGCGCTCGACAGCAAGGGCTGGGCGCTGTATCGCCTCGGCCGCAACGACGAAGCGCTCACGTGGTTCGACCGGTCGATTGCGATCTTCGCGAAGAACGGCGACGACAGCGACGCGCACGAAGCCTATGCCACCGGCCTGACGCACAAGGGCGAAGTGCTGTGGAAGCTGGGACGTCAGGATGAGGCGCGCGCTGCGTTCGCGCAGGCGCGGAAGATTCAGCCGAACAACGCGGAGCTGGAGGAAACGGCGAAGCGGCTGGAGATACAGATCGGGCAGGACGGCGCGAAGGCGCCGGAAACGGCGGGCGCGCAGGCGGAGTAA